ggtgttgacatgggtcaaatgagataggtttttcaatagtgtactattgaaatacttcaatgctcttgctatacacgtttaagttgaaaaatttcgattctattggtagttagattatataaatccttccacagatcactgagctatgagctttcaaaatacgagaaaggcaaacgcgccatatgaattatcctctttgatactcgtttataccaaacatttcagaaaagtttaattttgaactatttgagattatgtcacacaactgaaaattttatcataaaattgtgatcatatttccgatggcatgtagcaaaaattatgttgattcgttagatacaacaagagatattcacgatcaaaaacttatcactctctcagagggtaaattttgaaaaggcaccccatagtaaagtaagtcgtattcacgacaaaacacttTTTGTCCCGAGGTAAATTCGCGTACAGATGGCTCAAAATTGGTTTCTTGCTTTAACGTAACTCTTTGTTTAACATCCTCTGGTTTAAGTAAGACCAATCGTGTTCTGATATTACGTCCCATGAACAGCATAGATGGTGACTCTCCAGTGGTAGTATGAGGAGCTAGACGATATCGttgcaaaaagttattcaagttCGAATGTAATGTAGATGGAGTGGTTCCCATAGCCTTAAGTGCGTCTTTAGTTGTTTGCACGTAACGTTCGGCCTGCCCGTTTGTTGCTGGGTGATAAGGAGCTGATTGCTTGTGAAATATAACGCCACTTTTGCGCAAAAAATCTTTAAATTCCGCTGCTGCAAATTGCGgaccgttgtctgatacaacagTAACAGGTACTCCATAACTCGAAAACAGTTCATCCATAATACGAATAGTGGCCACAGTTGTCGTTGTATTAGTAATTTTTACCTCTAGCCATTTACTATATGCATCCACTACGATGAACAGCATCGAACCTGCTACCGGACCGGCATAATCTAGATGTATCCTTTCCCAAGGTCCATTGGGATACAGCCAGTGATGTTCGCTAAACTTCGGCAGAGCATGGGAATGACGAGCGCACTCGGAGCACGATTTAGCTACCTTTTCGATATCAGCATCAATTCCCGGCCAGTACACAAACGAACGAGCAAGTCCTTTCATTTTCACTATTCCAATATGCGATACATGAAGATCATCCAGCACAGACTGTCGAAGAGCAGGGGGAATTACTACACGATGTTCAAATAATAAACAGTTTGAAGAAAGACTATATTTGCTTTCTGGTGCTCTGTAGTCAAAACGCGTCAAATCGGTACCAGCTTCTAACAACTGTACAATCCTACCAAGCCTAGAATCTTTACGTGTTTCTCGGGCGATGTGTTCGGCGCGAACTGGTAGTTGTGCGATTTGATGTAAAGCAAACATATCGAATTCGTCAACTTTACTCTCTCTTCTCTCACGAACAGATAGTTTATTTGTATCACTTGTCAATGGTATTGGAATTATTCGAGAGCAGTAATCTGcattgatattttctttcgtaGATTTATAAACAATATCAAAATTAAAGTGTGCCAAGTAATCAGCATAATTGGCCATTCTGCTAATACAGAGCATGGGTAACGATTTTGCTGGGTGCAAAATTTGTGTCAACGGTTTATGGTCTGTTACCAGGGTAAATCGACGAGCATAGAgatagttgaaaaatttttttaccgCCCACACGATGGCAAGAGCCTCTTTGTCGATTTGCGGGTATCGTTGCTGAGTTATAGACATAGCGCAGCTTGCATACGCTATTGGACGCTCTTGGCCGTTTGTTAGACGGTGCGACAGGACTGCCCCCAAACCATATTTACTTGCGTCGGTGGCCAATATCAAAGGAAGATCCGGATCATACGGCATTAGCACCTGTGGCGAGATAAGAGCAGATTTTATGTCCTCGTATGCTGCTGCTCTTGCTGGTGTCCATTCGAAACTTTCTTCTCCTAACATTTCTCGCAGACATCGAGATCGTGTGGAAAGATTAGGAATAAAAGCGTTATAGTATGTGGCTTTCCCTAAAAACAGGTGCATTTCGTCTGGATTCGATGGGCGAGGAGCGTCTCGTATTGCTTCAATGTGTTGGTCTGATTTGTGCAATCCATTTGCATCGATCTTATGGCCCAGGCATTCGAGAGCCGGGGTGGCGAAAACACATTTCGAACGGTTCAATCGTAAACCGTAATTTTTCAGTCTATCGAAAACTGCTGTCAGTGCAATaagtaaattttcaaaactatctGCAAAGACTATGATATCGTGATAGAAATTAATAACATTAGGCAAACCTTTTAACACGGATTCCATACGGCGTTGCCAGATTGCTGGTATGTTTGCTGCACCATATACCGCTCTAGTTGGACGAACTAATCCATGTGTTGGTGTGTTGAGAGTAAGGACATGTCGAAACTCTGCATCGATTTGGAGGTGAGTGTAAGCGTCTGTCACATCGAGATGACAGAACAAACGGGCTCCTTGCATGCGATTAAAAATGGATTCGATCTTGGGGATCGGGTGTTCGTCAATAATCATCCGGGGATTTACAGTAGGTTTGTAATTTCCGGTGATACGTAAATTTCCATTCTTTTTCACAACGATGTGAGTGGGAGATGCCCATTCCGAATAGTCGACTCGTTCGTAAACACCTGCCCTCAACTTTTTTTCGATCTCTTGGGTGTATCGGCTTTTCAGCGCCAACGGTACATCTTGAGCTTTTGCGAATACTGGTGTTGTTCTGGACTTGAGGTGTACTGATGCCGGAGGACCTTTGAGAGTACCGGGAATATCACTGAACACATCATCGTAGTGAGACAACAACTGTAACATAGCTTTCTGTTGATGCGTCGAAATGGTAGCAGAAATAGAGTCCAGGCACTTTACGTGATCATTTTTCGTGAAAAGCTCATTTAAATTCACTTCGGGGACAAACTGAGAAATTCAATCTCTACCAAACAgcgcacagtgatgcctcttcatacaaaagttggcaaaaaccataaatacgtcgataaacgtcagctggatgattttttattcataatctGAGGTCTCTGAATCTTTCCATCTtgaaaatgtataaaaaaatattcgatccacctaaaagtgacatgatgcactgttcgctatggaccggaaaatgacgactttttgcctttctctatagaaaggtataagaattgctggaaaaaccgactttcgaacgcagcatctgagacccatagtgttatataccattcgactcagttcgacgagatagaaaaatgtatgtgtgtgtgtatgtgtgtatgtgtgtgtgcacttttagaagatatttgaacgcgctcaattttctcagagatggctgaaccgattttagcaaatttggactcatttgaaagctactgtcgggccattgatgaaGTTCAAgaatcaaacggctgtgacttttggttacggagatatgattgtataagtgacgtaaccgacaaaacgcgttgattaTTACCACtcttattttgggatcacctctaatttcgtaaagcgctattgttcaaaagtttaagcacctcaaaaaatgtcctcatgtaaaatttgagctaaatcggacatgcgtaattgGTGCTGTccggcggttaaagtttgacaattttcgatcttgaaaaaccaccataggggggagtacattaaatttccgaaatcgaaataatgatgccaaaagtcttaaaattgcatgaaacgtcgagatttagtcttatctaaaaaaaaatttgttgaaaaaatcgactttctggaactttgtatagTTTTACTAAGTcacagaaagtcgatattttcaaaaaaaaattgttcgagatgacactaaatttcgacgtttaatgcaattctaaaacttttggcaccaagttttttttcgatttcgaaaatttcttgtatggtgatttttcaagatctatgaaaattccactaagtggactaagaaggggttATTTAGATTAGCagcatgaaatatattttcatgagactgttacgatagaagagaaaggcattatcacaccactaggtggatttagaagggttttttttaataaattaacttgtgtatttttatttatttcgtgattgattaggagctttaactaatgtttcaaataatgattaaacctgtgtggaaaatgtatacacagagaaacaaaacttttccttatatcttgaaaatatcaattttctccagaagggcttatattaatatttttattttctgatatgttgtaGTTGTATGTATGTAGTTTATTGCACTATCATTGAAGATGTGAGAGTAGCaatcaaaaaagtgttttttttttgtttttgctttttttaagtttttcgactttatgaaaggacacaaacacaagtacaaaatgaaatttggttgaatact
This genomic window from Malaya genurostris strain Urasoe2022 chromosome 1, Malgen_1.1, whole genome shotgun sequence contains:
- the LOC131426597 gene encoding uncharacterized protein K02A2.6-like, yielding MLQLLSHYDDVFSDIPGTLKGPPASVHLKSRTTPVFAKAQDVPLALKSRYTQEIEKKLRAGVYERVDYSEWASPTHIVVKKNGNLRITGNYKPTVNPRMIIDEHPIPKIESIFNRMQGARLFCHLDVTDAYTHLQIDAEFRHVLTLNTPTHGLVRPTRAVYGAANIPAIWQRRMESVLKGLPNVINFYHDIIVFADSFENLLIALTAVFDRLKNYGLRLNRSKCVFATPALECLGHKIDANGLHKSDQHIEAIRDAPRPSNPDEMHLFLGKATYYNAFIPNLSTRSRCLREMLGEESFEWTPARAAAYEDIKSALISPQVLMPYDPDLPLILATDASKYGLGAVLSHRLTNGQERPIAYASCAMSITQQRYPQIDKEALAIVWAVKKFFNYLYARRFTLVTDHKPLTQILHPAKSLPMLCISRMANYADYLAHFNFDIVYKSTKENINADYCSRIIPIPLTSDTNKLSVRERRESKVDEFDMFALHQIAQLPVRAEHIARETRKDSRLGRIVQLLEAGTDLTRFDYRAPESKYSLSSNCLLFEHRVVIPPALRQSVLDDLHVSHIGIVKMKGLARSFVYWPGIDADIEKVAKSCSECARHSHALPKFSEHHWLYPNGPWERIHLDYAGPVAGSMLFIVVDAYSKWLEVKITNTTTTVATIRIMDELFSSYGVPVTVVSDNGPQFAAAEFKDFLRKSGVIFHKQSAPYHPATNGQAERYVQTTKDALKAMGTTPSTLHSNLNNFLQRYRLAPHTTTGESPSMLFMGRISHLDKWLPGVIATRLGDLHYEIDYDGKRIKRHIDQIRSRIDPQGLKTTDTLNTEDLGQQSTSRRVHFYNNDGSSLNVPSTPSNS